TATGCCTTGGCAAGACTCGATGTCCCATTCAAGAAGACGATTCTATTCCTCGTCTTCTTGGCATTCATTATTCCGCCGCAAGTTGTTATTTTGCCGACGATTATGGTGTATACGAAGCTTGGATTGAACGGTCATTTATTAACCTTAATTTTGCCTTCTATTTTTGGGTTCGGTGTCAAGGGCGCACTCTTTGTCATCATTTTCCGTCAATTCTTCTCCACGCAGCCCAAAGCATTGGAAGAAGCGGCCCGTATCGATGGTGCAAGTGCTTTGAGATTTTATGTACGCGTTATGTTTCCATTGGCAAGACCAGCCATTCTCGTCGTCCTGTTGTTCTCGTTCGTCTGGACTTGGAATGACACGTACTACCCTAGGATGTTCCTGGGTTCAAGCGGCGATATGCCGTTAGCACTGAAAATGTCATTTATCGATAGTCAGTTGACGACGTTTATTACGAATGGAGGACTGCCGGAATATTTAGCCGAACCGATTAAAATGGGTGCAAGCTTCCTGGTTATATTGCCTCCGCTTATTCTTTACCTCTTTGCCCAGCGTTACTTTGTTGAGAGTGTTGAACGTACAGGTTTGGTCGAGTAGAACTGGATCCATAATTTAGGATAATACAGGAGGATTATATATGAAGAGAAAATCGATTTTTCTAATCATTACTTTTGTATTCATGCTAACAACAATACTTTCAGGTTGTACCGGCAATGATTCGGTAAATAAAGAACCGGAAGTTGTATCCGAAGCGAAGCCTGCTGGGACTAATGAAAAAGCTGCACAGGAAGAAGAAGTGGATTGGACGAGTAAAGCTGTGACGGATTTCAGCGAGGAGACAACGATCACCATTCAACATGAATGGGGCATAGATCAGATTGCTCCTCTCATGCAGCCCATTGAAGATAAGCTCCAAGCAGAAGGTAAGAATATAACCGTTCATTGGATTCAAGGTGATTCCACCTCGGAAGCATTGCAAGAATTGAACGCTAGCGGTGTCGTCCCGGATATTATTTACAGTTCTAAGGGAATTGATGGTTTAAAAGAACTGGATATGGTTGAGCCCATTGATGACTTCATGAAGATATACGAAATGGATGAAACTAGTATCAATCCATCTGTAATATCCTTGTTCCGCTCCTACGATGATAAGGGTTCAATGGTTGGTGTACCCACGTTTGCTGATACCATTACGTTATTTTACAATAAAGAGATTTTCGATATGTTCGGCGTTCCTTACCCGACAGACCATATGACGTGGGATGAAACCTTTGAGTTAGCTAAGAAGTTGACCGGAGAACGAAATGGTGTAAACTACCGTGGTCTGGAGATGGGCTATACGAACAGCCTGACAAGCGAAGCGCTCGCACCTCTTAAAGAAATTATTACGAATGTTGTGGATCCTGAAACGGATGAAGTATTACTTACGAAGGAGCCGGCAGTTACAAGATATTTCGAATTGATGAAAAAGTTCTATAGCATACCAGGGATATATGAACGTGATCCGGATAAACAAGCAAGCTTCTTTGCCGGTGGAACGGCTGCGATGTTAGTGTCTTGGCCGACATACTTGGAATGGGGAATTCCTGAAACCATTCGACCGAATGTTGATTCGGTTCTCATGCCCATCTGGGGAGGGGAAGAACAGTTAGCGTCACCTACGCAAGCTCATATGTATGTATTGAATAAATACAGTGAGCAAAAAGATGCAGCTTTCCAGTGGATGAAAGAAGTCGTTGCGGAAGATATGCAGATGAAGTTCTCCGCTGCAGGATATCCGACGGTATTGAAGAGTCCTGAAGTTATCGCGACATTCGGCAGCGAAAAAGATATTTACGAAGGCAAAAATGTAAAAGCGTATTTCCCGGAAAACGCGAGAATAATTGAAGGTAGAAAATCGGAATATCAGCGATTAGCTGAAGGTATGATTACCGAGAAACTGAAGGACTTCGCGAACTCAGATATGAATATCGCCGAATTTTTGCGGAAGCTGGAAGAAGAAATGACGATTAAGATCAAGGAAGAGCAACAAAAGAAAGAACAAGGTCAATAAGAACCTCTGGACGCCTGCATAAGTATTTGTTAAGAACCTGAGGCCAACGTCTCAGGTTCTTGGCGCTATATAGCTTTACGCACTTGTTGGACTATTTTGCTGATTAAATCTTCACACTATCTCTATGGGGATTCATGTATTGTAGAAAACAGGGGATGAATCAGTCGAAAAGTGGGGAAGGTGAATTCGCGATGTATGATAAGCTTCCAGTCCTGAATCCAGAGGAAACGATCCCGATATTGCAGGATCAATTCTATTATCCACCTTATATTACGCTTGCCCATATGTATAAACCTCCAATGGGTTGGTTTATGATACCTCAGCAGATTAGTCAATATCAGCTTCTATATGGAGTCGATGGGAAGGCGGATAATATTATGAATGGCGTTAAGTGTCCGCTTGGAAAAGGGGATATTTACATCATTCGGCCCGGTGCTGTTCGTTCATTGCAACCATCTAAGAATGAGCCATATGTGGGAATAACCATTTCATTTCATTTTGGACTGTCAAAGTCACCAATAGAATTCATGTTTGGAAAAGACTACATTAAGGGGAGCGATCCAGATGGATCGTTACTAGGCAAACTAATCCCCTTAATTCAGGCGATCCAGCAGCATACGTTGACAAGTAATATGCTTGCCCAAGGACTGTTGTTACAAATATTATATGATTTGGCTAATAACAATCCGGTTGATGAAACAGCGAAGCAAACCACAAAAATCAATGCAAAGATGGTGAAAATCTGTAATTACATTAAAGAAAATTATAGTACGACGATTCGTTTAGATACGCTAAGTGAGATGACGGGGCTGAGCAGAAACTATATCATACGGCAATTTCGCAAGTGTTACGGTATGACGCCGTCTGATTATCTGGCTACGATTCGCATAGAGAAGGCGAAGCAGCTCGCACTTGAAACCGATCTTTCGATCAGCGAGATTGCGAACCAGGTCGGATATACGGAGCTGCACTCATTTAGTCGGATGTTCAAAAAACGAATGGGAATCAGCCTGAGTCAGTTTAATGCAACGCTTATTTCGTCACTCGATATCGTCTCCCCCCTAGAAGAATCTTAGGGGGTTATTTTTGTTATAAAAGTGTTACTCTGGGCTAAATACTTCCAGGGATTAGCCGAGTAAACTATGAATTAGATCGATTTGAAAACGCTTCCGATGTCTAGTGGACAGTTCAAGTTCGATTCAGAATTAGCCTATGAAAATGTAAGAAGACCGGATCGAATGGCTTTTGGATTCATTTAATCCATTCTTTTCACATCGGTATTATGAATTTGATGTAGGAGGAGTTATATATGAAAAAAAGTAGTCGGAAAAGTCTAGGCCTGCTGTTAATGATGTGTCTCTTGTTCCTTCTCGTTCTGGGGGCATGTTCATCAGGAGGAGGCGGTGAAGCAGCAAGTGATAAGCCGGATACAACAGAGTCAACAGAGGCAACGAATGCGAATACAGAAGAGCAAGAAGAGAAGCCCAAGCCTGTAGAATTGAAACAATTCTCGAATGAACCCGTTACGTTAAAGGTAGCAACCCAATGGGGTGAAGAAAATTTCCAGAACAATTTTGTTCAGGATATGAAGGAGCTGGTTCCTCATATTACATTCGAATATGTGGATTGGAATGGAACGGTTGAAGGGATCCAGGAGATTAACAGCGCAGGGACGGTTGTTGACCTACTAACGCCCAACCTTGGGGTGGATGTGCTGCTCGATCTTGATATGGTACAGCCGCTGGATGAGATGGTAAAAGAGTATGGGATCGATTTGAGCACAGTGGACCCGTCGTTTATTGCTCTGATTCGCTCCCAAGACCCTGAAGGACGGCTGATCGGATTGACGGGTAACGGAGGGATTTATGGTCTCTTCTATAATAAAGAAGTATTCGACCTATTCGGTGTTCCCTATCCGACAGAAAACATGACTTGGGATGAAATCATTGACCTCGCTAAGAAAACGACAGGTACCCGTGAAGGAAATCAATACATAGGATTGGAGTTCGGCTCGGATACGGTGGATGCTGCTCTATTACAATTATCTATAACATTGACAGATCCAGATACCGGGGAACTGTTATTGTCTAAAGATCCGAAGTTTACGAAATACATGGAACTGATGAAAAAAATATATAGTATCCCAGGCATCTACAATCCGGAAGAACCAGATAAGTTTATGCAAAAAACAGCTGCAATGGAAATCAACTGGCATGGTTTCCTGACTTGGTTTGGAGGGGAGACCCCGGAGGAAAGAGCAGATTTCAAGAAAGACATGGACATTCTGCCGGTTCCATCCTGGTCCGACATCCCACAAACGGCTCCAGCGGTTCATACGGCGCCTACCGTAATTAACCCGTATAGCGAGAATAAAGAAGCAGCGCTGCAAGTACTTCAAGCCATTATTTCAATAGAGAACCAAACGAAGGCTACAAGAAAAGGCACAATCCCGGCTACCTCCGATGTGGAAATACGCAAACAGTTTGGTGCCGACAATCCAGATCATCAAGGCAAAAATGTAATGGCCATGTTCCAAAACCAATTTGCCCTTCCTCCTGCCAGAGCAAGCGTGTGGGATAAATATGTCGATTTGAATGGGGCTATGCAGAAGTTTGCGACCTCGGACATGAACATCCCAGAGTTTATTCGGGTGCTTGAAGAGGAATCAGCGATCAAGATTAAGGATGCCAAGAATAAGGAGTAAGAGAGTTTCGTTCAGACAAAATAGAGTACGGAATAGGAGCGAGTAAAATCATGACAGATATGTTGCATAAGGAAGGCTGGACCCTCGTATTTCATGAAGAGTTTGATGGGGAAACGCTCGACCAGACGAAGTTCTCACCCTACGGGTTATCCCATTGGAAGACATTAGAGGAAGCAAAGGCGACCTATCAATTACGTGATAGCTGTATCGTGTTACAACTGCCTGATGAGCATAAGCGTGTATCCGCTATTGTTACGGGGATGCGAGACGGACTACACCGATACGGTGATAATTTCGGACTAAACCATCATGATCGTGCCTTCATGAACCTTGTGACGAAATATGGTTACTTCGAGTTACGTGCGAAGGTGGCGAAAGGGAGCGGGCTTAATTCAGCTTGGTGGATGATCGGGTTCGAAAATGAGAAGGAGCAAAATGCTGAAGTCGACATTTTTGAAATGTTAGGCAAAGACACACGTTTACTGAATACAACACTTCATTCATTACGTGATACGAAGTTGAAGTACGCCCATATTCCGTATCGTACGGATGTAGACTTATCTGAAGATTTTCACGTATACGGCTTTGAGTGGGATGAATCCGGTATGAAGTTCTACCTGGATCATGAGCTATATTGGGAAATCGATCAGTCACCGGATTATCCGATGGTTACATTGCTCCAGATTAATGATGGCGATGGGGGATGGATTGGCGACCTGGATCGATCCATTCCGTATCCGAAGGAGTTCCTCGTTGATTATTTAAGGGTATATAAGCGCGAGGGGATGCCTATGGAGCTCATTCCGCTCGAAGGAACGGAAGGCAATCTCGCCCGGTTTGCCATTAGCGGAGTAGGTAACGATATTACCTGGGGAGATTTGTACAACGCACAATCGCATATTTGTTATATCAATGACGGCGATCCGAATACCGCTCTAATCAGCAAACCGGAAGAGTCATTACCTCACTATATTTATTTGGATTGGATGGAACCGAAAGCATTTGATATGGTATCGTTAACGACACGAGCGGGATTGAAGCATGGCCCGACACAGTGGGATATTGAAATATCTCCAGATGGTGTATCCGATTGGCGTAAAGTGGGTGAATCCGGGCAGGTTGCATGGAGTTATCGTGAGAATGAGTTAGAAACGTTCGAAGTCAGGTTTGCCCAAGTAGAGCAGGCTAAGTCGATTCGCTTGGTTATTCAAGCCTTCAATGAGAGTCAAGAAACAGGAACGTATCTTATCCAGGACATAGCTGTCTATTTGAGCACAAAGGCGTAATAGATCAGAGCTGATCCGAAGCGGAGACGGATGAACTGTTGGCTGTACACATGGCCGGTAGGAAATGGATGGATGGCCTAAACTGAAGCGGTCGTAGTTACCTCATTGTAGTTTATTCGTTTATCACTTGTACATGTCTTTGGAATCAATGACCAACGCCGAAAGCCTCAAACCCATAAAATAACGGTTGAAACGTATAAGATCAGGGTATTGGGAGATGTATGAATACCATCATCAGGAGGCGATGAAGTGAAGAAGAAGACCTACAAGTTGAAACATATGGCCGGAGCATTTCTTGCTGGTGCCATGCTGTTTTCAGGATTTTCGCTGGCGGCTGCCAATCCCGAAGGAGCCGTAGATGCGATTAAACACGCAACATCTAAAATAAGCTACTACGTCAATGGCAAGGACCACTCTACACCTGCCGGTCAATTCATGAACCAAGGGACGGCGGCCCCGGATTCCATTATTCACAACGGCACGACTTACGTGCCTGTTCGCATCGTTTCTGATCTGGTCGGCCAGCCCGTGTATTGGGAGCAAGCTTCCCGAACGATCTCTTTGGGACTTCCCGTGGTCAAGCTGTACAATGCGGCGAGCGAGCCTGTTGGTTCCACTACCTTGGAGCAGATCAATGACGGGGTGAAGGTGAAGATTACCGCATCCGGTCTCACTCCAGGCAAGCATGGGTTCCATGTGCATGAGAATGTGATACAGGGAACAGATTTTAAATCTGCCGGAAGGCATTTTAATCCGACCGACAAGCATCATGGCCTTGAGAATCCGCAAGGAAGCCATGTTGGCGACATGCCGAACCTGGTCGTCGGCGCAGACGGCACCGTTGAAGCGGAGATGATCATTCAGCATGGCACACTTGAAAAGAATCAGCCTAATTCGGTGCTGGGACGCTCGCTGATCATTCATGCCGGCGAAGATGATGGCGTAACCGATCCAGCGGGTAATTCCGGCGACCGTGTGGCTGGCGGGAATATTCCGGAGTAATCTAGTAAGTTGATAGTACATCGGTTTGCAGCATATGAAATCCAGTGAAAAACGCATCTCCACAGGGAGGTGCGTTTTTTTGATGGCTGTGCAACGAAGGGGAGAGAAGGAACTGGTGGAGTAGTTTATGTAAGGTGTAATCTTGGTGGATACGTCGTTAACGATTGACTGCCATACTGTAGAGGGATCATCGAAGTTCCGGTTTGGATCAGAACAGGTATACGGATTTACCGTTGGGTTGTCCATGATTTAGAGTTTTTGATGGTTTTGGCTTTCCGTTATTCGGACCGTTGTTGCTTTTTGCGGATATGCCGTATAGGGTTAGTTAATTCTAATATCCAAGTACTCAGGAGTTTAGTAGTTTGTAGCAGACCACTAATTATAGTTGAAAAAAGACCGTAGATGTAAAATGTAGGACCCATTAGAATGGGAAATTTCGCATTAATTAAGTATCTATCTGACAGTTGCGGTGATTGTAAAAAAAGAACTCCCTTCTAGCTATTACTTCGTATAACGTCAGGAATGCTTCTTTGATATGATACAATGTAAATACATAATTAACCATGTAAAGGATGAGAATCTATGCCGGTTTACAACAAGCTAGTTCGGGATATGATTCCCCAAGTCATTGAATCTACAGGCAAAGAATTTCGCACACGGATCTTGGATGAGGAAGAGTATAAGAAAGAATTGATCATAAAGCTGAAAGAAGAGTCGGAAGAGTACTTTGCCGCTGAAAGTTCAAAGGAGTCATTGGAAGAACTTGCAGATATGCTTGAGGTTATCCGGGCATTGGCGGTGGTACATGGAGCAACATGGGAAGAGCTTGAAGCCTTGAGAGAGAAGAAGGAGGAAGCTCGAGGCGGATTCCAAGAACGGGTGTATCTAATCGATGTCGACGA
Above is a window of Paenibacillus sp. FSL K6-1330 DNA encoding:
- a CDS encoding nucleoside triphosphate pyrophosphohydrolase, translated to MPVYNKLVRDMIPQVIESTGKEFRTRILDEEEYKKELIIKLKEESEEYFAAESSKESLEELADMLEVIRALAVVHGATWEELEALREKKEEARGGFQERVYLIDVDDNA
- a CDS encoding glycoside hydrolase family 16 protein — protein: MTDMLHKEGWTLVFHEEFDGETLDQTKFSPYGLSHWKTLEEAKATYQLRDSCIVLQLPDEHKRVSAIVTGMRDGLHRYGDNFGLNHHDRAFMNLVTKYGYFELRAKVAKGSGLNSAWWMIGFENEKEQNAEVDIFEMLGKDTRLLNTTLHSLRDTKLKYAHIPYRTDVDLSEDFHVYGFEWDESGMKFYLDHELYWEIDQSPDYPMVTLLQINDGDGGWIGDLDRSIPYPKEFLVDYLRVYKREGMPMELIPLEGTEGNLARFAISGVGNDITWGDLYNAQSHICYINDGDPNTALISKPEESLPHYIYLDWMEPKAFDMVSLTTRAGLKHGPTQWDIEISPDGVSDWRKVGESGQVAWSYRENELETFEVRFAQVEQAKSIRLVIQAFNESQETGTYLIQDIAVYLSTKA
- a CDS encoding extracellular solute-binding protein is translated as MKKSSRKSLGLLLMMCLLFLLVLGACSSGGGGEAASDKPDTTESTEATNANTEEQEEKPKPVELKQFSNEPVTLKVATQWGEENFQNNFVQDMKELVPHITFEYVDWNGTVEGIQEINSAGTVVDLLTPNLGVDVLLDLDMVQPLDEMVKEYGIDLSTVDPSFIALIRSQDPEGRLIGLTGNGGIYGLFYNKEVFDLFGVPYPTENMTWDEIIDLAKKTTGTREGNQYIGLEFGSDTVDAALLQLSITLTDPDTGELLLSKDPKFTKYMELMKKIYSIPGIYNPEEPDKFMQKTAAMEINWHGFLTWFGGETPEERADFKKDMDILPVPSWSDIPQTAPAVHTAPTVINPYSENKEAALQVLQAIISIENQTKATRKGTIPATSDVEIRKQFGADNPDHQGKNVMAMFQNQFALPPARASVWDKYVDLNGAMQKFATSDMNIPEFIRVLEEESAIKIKDAKNKE
- a CDS encoding AraC family transcriptional regulator, which codes for MYDKLPVLNPEETIPILQDQFYYPPYITLAHMYKPPMGWFMIPQQISQYQLLYGVDGKADNIMNGVKCPLGKGDIYIIRPGAVRSLQPSKNEPYVGITISFHFGLSKSPIEFMFGKDYIKGSDPDGSLLGKLIPLIQAIQQHTLTSNMLAQGLLLQILYDLANNNPVDETAKQTTKINAKMVKICNYIKENYSTTIRLDTLSEMTGLSRNYIIRQFRKCYGMTPSDYLATIRIEKAKQLALETDLSISEIANQVGYTELHSFSRMFKKRMGISLSQFNATLISSLDIVSPLEES
- a CDS encoding extracellular solute-binding protein, yielding MKRKSIFLIITFVFMLTTILSGCTGNDSVNKEPEVVSEAKPAGTNEKAAQEEEVDWTSKAVTDFSEETTITIQHEWGIDQIAPLMQPIEDKLQAEGKNITVHWIQGDSTSEALQELNASGVVPDIIYSSKGIDGLKELDMVEPIDDFMKIYEMDETSINPSVISLFRSYDDKGSMVGVPTFADTITLFYNKEIFDMFGVPYPTDHMTWDETFELAKKLTGERNGVNYRGLEMGYTNSLTSEALAPLKEIITNVVDPETDEVLLTKEPAVTRYFELMKKFYSIPGIYERDPDKQASFFAGGTAAMLVSWPTYLEWGIPETIRPNVDSVLMPIWGGEEQLASPTQAHMYVLNKYSEQKDAAFQWMKEVVAEDMQMKFSAAGYPTVLKSPEVIATFGSEKDIYEGKNVKAYFPENARIIEGRKSEYQRLAEGMITEKLKDFANSDMNIAEFLRKLEEEMTIKIKEEQQKKEQGQ
- a CDS encoding carbohydrate ABC transporter permease — translated: MKVELARRVKLKQKFTTKRGLRQVKYTILGREMNQGLIFKLVLYGIFIVTSYVYMNPILKMLVKMIMSAKDLIDPTVTWIPSSVYLGHVVEAWKLLDYPKSLSISVLIAISTAVLHCISCGLAGYALARLDVPFKKTILFLVFLAFIIPPQVVILPTIMVYTKLGLNGHLLTLILPSIFGFGVKGALFVIIFRQFFSTQPKALEEAARIDGASALRFYVRVMFPLARPAILVVLLFSFVWTWNDTYYPRMFLGSSGDMPLALKMSFIDSQLTTFITNGGLPEYLAEPIKMGASFLVILPPLILYLFAQRYFVESVERTGLVE
- a CDS encoding superoxide dismutase family protein codes for the protein MKKKTYKLKHMAGAFLAGAMLFSGFSLAAANPEGAVDAIKHATSKISYYVNGKDHSTPAGQFMNQGTAAPDSIIHNGTTYVPVRIVSDLVGQPVYWEQASRTISLGLPVVKLYNAASEPVGSTTLEQINDGVKVKITASGLTPGKHGFHVHENVIQGTDFKSAGRHFNPTDKHHGLENPQGSHVGDMPNLVVGADGTVEAEMIIQHGTLEKNQPNSVLGRSLIIHAGEDDGVTDPAGNSGDRVAGGNIPE